The proteins below come from a single Salvelinus fontinalis isolate EN_2023a chromosome 1, ASM2944872v1, whole genome shotgun sequence genomic window:
- the LOC129858285 gene encoding cytochrome P450 26B1, with amino-acid sequence MFLLELSHLSALLTALMSVLSALILLAVSRQLWTFRWTIMRDKECKFPLPNGSMGWPLVGETFHWLFQGSNFHISRREKHGNVFKTHLLGKPVIRVTGAENIRKILLGEHNLVCTQWPQSTRIILGPNTLVNSIGELHKKKRKILAKVFSRGALETYLPRLQDIVKSEIAKWCSEPGPVDVYVAAKSLTFRIAVRVLLGLKMEEKRIVYLSKIFEQLMNNLFSLPIDAPMSGLRKGIKAREILHTCMQKIIEEKMQKQQSEEYYDAFDYMLSSAKENGHELSMQELKETAVELIFAAHSTTASASTSLILQLLRHPAVVEKAQIELESEGLGYDAHSAQGCSGKENGLKCPLAVEQGEHRPLDAETTPLMNGSGTFHCAPDENEEAPCSRSHIPCLTMEKLSQLRYIDCVVKEVLRFLPPVSGGYRTVLQTFELDGYQIPKGWSVMYSIRDTHETAAVFQSPEIFDPDRFGSEREESKTGRFNYVPFGGGIRSCVGKELAQMILKTLAVEVIGTCKWTLATDTFPKMQTVPIVHPVNGLHVHFNYDSLLR; translated from the exons ATGTTCCTTCTGGAGCTCAGTCACTTGTCAGCGCTGCTCACAGCGCTCATGTCTGTGCTCTCCGCCCTGATCTTGCTTGCCGTCTCCAGGCAACTGTGGACTTTCAGGTGGACCATTATGCGGGACAAGGAGTGCAAGTTCCCGCTACCCAATGGATCCATGGGCTGGCCGCTGGTGGGAGAAACCTTCCACTGGCTGTTTCAG GGATCCAACTTCCACATCTCCAGGAGAGAGAAGCATGGCAACGTTTTTAAAACTCACCTTTTAGGAAAGCCTGTTATCCGGGTAACTGGTGCAGAAAACATCCGTAAAATCTTGCTTGGAGAACACAACTTGGTCTGTACGCAGTGGCCCCAGAGCACCCGGATTATCCTGGGACCAAACACCCTGGTCAACTCTATCGGAGAGCTGCACAAGAAGAAGAGAAAA ATCTTAGCAAAAGTGTTTAGCCGCGGGGCCTTGGAGACTTACCTACCCCGCTTGCAAGATATTGTCAAGTCTGAAATTGCAAAGTGGTGCTCGGAGCCTGGCCCAGTGGATGTTTACGTCGCAGCCAAATCTCTCACATTTCGCATTGCAGTCAGAGTCTTGTTGGGACTGAAGATGGAGGAAAAACGCATAGTATACCTGTCTAAGATCTTTGAGCAGCTCATGAACAACCTCTTCTCATTACCAATTGATGCACCTATGAGTGGCCTCCGCAAA GGAATTAAAGCCAGGGAAATCCTTCATACGTGCATGCAGAAAATCATAGAGGAGAAAATGCAGAAACAACAGTCTGAGGAGTACTATGACGCTTTCGATTACATGTTGAGCAGTGCCAAGGAAAACGGACATGAACTGAGCATGCAGGAGTTGAAG GAAACCGCGGTGGAGTTAATATTTGCTGCTCACTCAACTACGGCCAGTGCTTCCACTTCGCTTATTCTTCAGCTTCTGCGGCACCCCGCTGTGGTGGAGAAAGCCCAGATAGAGCTGGAGTCAGAGGGTCTCGGCTACGACGCACACAGCGCCCAGGGCTGCTCCGGAAAAGAAAATGGTCTGAAATGTCCTCTTGCGGTCGAACAAGGGGAACATCGGCCTCTGGACGCAGAGACCACCCCCTTGATGAATGGGAGCGGGACTTTTCATTGCGCACCGGATGAAAACGAAGAGGCACCGTGTTCTCGGTCTCATATTCCTTGCTTAACTATGGAGAAACTGAGCCAGCTCCGTTACATTGACTGTGTCGTCAAGGAGGTGCTGCGGTTTCTCCCGCCAGTATCTGGAGGATACAGGACAGTGCTGCAAACATTCGAATTGGAC GGCTACCAGATCCCTAAAGGATGGAGTGTGATGTACAGCATCCGAGACACACATGAGACAGCTGCAGTGTTCCAGAGCCCTGAGATCTTCGACCCAGACCGCTTCGGTTCCGAGCGTGAAGAGAGCAAGACTGGGCGCTTTAATTACGTTCCATTTGGTGGCGGAATAAGGAGTTGTGTCGGAAAGGAACTTGCCCAAATGATATTAAAAACCCTGGCCGTTGAAGTGATTGGCACGTGCAAATGGACCCTCGCCACGGATACATTCCCCAAGATGCAGACGGTGCCAATAGTCCACCCCGTCAATGGACTGCATGTGCATTTCAATTACGATAGCCTACTCCGATAG
- the LOC129858278 gene encoding cytochrome P450 26A1-like — protein MGQIVGGKRPYKSAEWRVRHTSPLLQSIRTLLLEMSFYTLFVTCLCTLLLPLLLIVTAMKLWEMYIISGSDPTCQSPLPPGTMGLPFLGETLQMVLQRRKFLKIKRQKYGYIYKTHLFGSPTVRVMGSEHVKQILMSEHKLVAAQWPASVRLILGSHALSNAHGALHKSKKKAIMKAFSGEALKEYIPVIREEVRCAVHSWLQSDSCVLVYPEMKRLMFRIAMRILLGFEPEQTKTDELELLEAFKEMINNLFSLPIDVPFSGLYRGLRARNIIHSKIEQNIKNKLSNIDNNNNYKDALQLLIENGERNEERLSMEEIKESATELLFGGHETTASTATSLVMFLGLHAHVMRKMRHELQEKHLLGAQSEDKPLSIELLEQLKYTSCVIKETLRINPPVPGGFRVALKTFELNGYQIPKGWKVIYSICDTHDVLDTLMNKEEFQPERFLDKSPDDSSRFGYIPFGGGARTCVGKEFAKVVLKVFLVEVVTRCDWTLLNGPPTMKTGPTVYPVDNLPTKFSRYGDKCIQNN, from the exons ATGGGGCAAATAGTTGGGGGGAAACGGCCGTATAAAAGCGCAGAATGGAGGGTGAGACATACCAGTCCACTCCTGCAGTCCATCCGTACACTTCTCCTCGAGATGAGTTTCTACACGTTATTCGTAACATGTCTTTGCACTCTCCTGCTCCCACTCCTCCTGATCGTGACTGCGATGAAACTGTGGGAAATGTACATCATTAGTGGAAGTGATCCAACCTGTCAGAGTCCTCTTCCTCCGGGTACCATGGGACTGCCCTTCCTTGGCGAGACGCTTCAGATGGTCCTACAG AGAAGAAAATTCCTAAAAATAAAACGGCAGAAATATGGATATATTTATAAGACGCATCTCTTTGGGAGTCCCACGGTGCGGGTAATGGGTTCAGAACATGTGAAACAGATTCTGATGTCGGAACACAAATTGGTCGCGGCTCAGTGGCCAGCATCAGTGCGACTCATTCTCGGGTCGCACGCCCTCTCCAATGCGCATGGCGCGCTCCACAAGAGCAAGAAAAAG GCGATCATGAAAGCCTTTTCTGGAGAAGCCCTGAAAGAGTATATTCCTGTGATCCGGGAGGAGGTGAGATGCGCAGTGCATAGCTGGCTGCAAAGCGACTCTTGTGTGCTAGTGTACCCAGAGATGAAGCGCCTCATGTTCCGCATCGCAATGAGGATCCTGCTTGGCTTCGAGCCCGAGCAAACAAAGACCGACGAGCTGGAATTATTGGAAGCGTTCAAAGAAATGATAAATAACCTTTTCTCCCTACCAATCGATGTTCCTTTCAGTGGCTTGTACCGG GGTCTGAGAGCACGCAACATCATCCACTCAAAGATAGAGCAAAACATCAAAAATAAGCTGTCCAATATTGATAACAACAATAACTATAAAGATGCTCTGCAGTTATTGattgagaatggagagaggaacgAGGAGCGACTAAGCATGGAG GAGATAAAAGAGTCTGCCACAGAATTGCTATTCGGTGGCCACGAGACGACAGCGAGCACTGCGACCTCTCTGGTGATGTTTCTCGGGCTGCATGCACATGTCATGCGTAAAATGCGCCATGAGCTTCAGGAGAAG CATTTGTTGGGAGCCCAATCTGAGGACAAACCACTGAGTATTGAGTTGTTGGAACAGTTGAAGTACACCAGCTGTGTCATCAAAGAAACCCTCCGTATAAACCCTCCTGTCCCTGGTGGCTTCCGTGTGGCACTGAAGACATTTGAGCTCAAT GGATACCAGATTCCCAAGGGTTGGAAAGTCATCTACAGCATCTGTGACACACACGATGTGCTGGACACACTTATGAACAAGGAGGAGTTTCAGCCAGAGAGGTTCTTGGACAAGTCACCAGATGACTCCTCCCGGTTCGGTTACATCCCATTTGGGGGTGGTGCGAGGACGTGTGTGGGTAAAGAGTTTGCTAAAGTTGTACTAAAGGTGTTCCTGGTCGAGGTGGTCACCAGATGTGACTGGACTCTGTTAAACGGACCCCCGACAATGAAAACAGGCCCAACCGTTTATCCAGTGGACAATCTGCCCACAAAGTTCAGCAGATATGGTGACAAATGTATCCAGAACAACTGA